In Ooceraea biroi isolate clonal line C1 chromosome 13, Obir_v5.4, whole genome shotgun sequence, a genomic segment contains:
- the LOC105280892 gene encoding transcriptional regulator ERG homolog isoform X2 codes for MFGATSSRLASSGSGQIQLWQFLLELLSDSSNAACITWEGTNGEFKLTDPDEVARRWGERKSKPNMNYDKLSRALRYYYDKNIMTKVHGKRYAYKFDFQGLAAATQPAAADPAAYKYQSELFMSGYGHAKLNLMPPPAASVSVSVPGGLFQSASSYWSTSPGANLYAGHHTASGHVPPHLGTYPHYA; via the exons ATGTTCGGGGCGACGAGCAGCCGGCTCGCGAGCTCCGGTTCCGGTCAGATACAGCTCTGGCAGTTTCTACTCGAGCTTCTGTCGGACTCGAGTAACGCCGCGTGCATCACGTGGGAAGGAACCAACGGCGAATTCAAGTTGACCGACCCCGACGAAGTGGCGAGACGATGGGGCGAGAGGAAGTCCAAGCCTAATATGAATTACGACAAACTGTCGAGGGCACTGAG GTACTACTACGACAAGAACATCATGACGAAGGTGCACGGCAAGAGGTACGCATACAAGTTCGACTTCCAGGGGCTGGCGGCCGCGACGCAGCCGGCGGCGGCCGACCCGGCAGCGTACAAGTACCAGAGCGAGCTGTTCATGTCCGGCTACGGGCATGCCAAGCTGAACCTCATGCCGCCACCGGCAGCGTCGGTTTCGGTTTCTGTTCCCGGTGGCCTGTTTCAATCGGCGTCGAGCTACTGGTCGACGAGCCCGGGCGCCAACTTGTATGCCGGCCATCACACGGCCTCCGGACACGTGCCACCACATCTCGGCACCTATCCGCATTACGCATGA